The Prevotella fusca JCM 17724 genome includes a window with the following:
- the wecB gene encoding non-hydrolyzing UDP-N-acetylglucosamine 2-epimerase, producing MKKILLTFGTRPEAIKMAPLILELNKHRDKVETIVCVTGQHREMLDQVLSIFKIKPDYDLNIMKKGQDLYDITSKVLLGLRDIFKQTQPDLILVHGDTTTSMAAALAAYYQQIPVGHVEAGLRTYNIYSPWPEEINRQLIGRISNYNFSPTSTSSTNLIKEGVNETSIHITGNTVIDSLYWVVNKIKSDEQLNIKLKEEIKTFGYDIDRLQGNRRMVLITGHRRENLGNGFIHIAQAIQALSTQFPDVDFVYPMHLNPNVRKSIYEVLGNDLSHFSNMFFIEPLEYLSFIYMMEKADIVLTDSGGIQEEAPSLKKPVLVMRDTTERPEAVEAGTVILVGTDKEKIVSNVSKLLTEHNHYQQMAKAINPYGDGKACERIVNILLNL from the coding sequence ATGAAAAAAATACTTCTAACATTTGGAACACGCCCGGAAGCCATAAAGATGGCACCGCTTATTTTAGAATTAAACAAACACCGCGATAAAGTAGAAACAATCGTGTGTGTAACTGGTCAGCACCGCGAAATGCTTGACCAAGTGTTATCTATATTCAAGATAAAACCCGATTACGACTTGAATATCATGAAGAAGGGTCAAGACCTATATGATATTACAAGTAAGGTGCTGTTGGGATTACGAGATATTTTCAAACAAACCCAACCCGATTTAATATTGGTTCACGGCGATACAACTACCTCTATGGCTGCCGCTTTAGCTGCATACTACCAGCAGATACCCGTTGGGCACGTTGAGGCAGGATTGCGTACCTATAATATATATAGCCCATGGCCTGAAGAAATAAACCGCCAGCTGATAGGTAGAATTTCAAACTACAACTTCTCCCCTACTTCAACAAGTTCTACCAACTTGATAAAAGAAGGAGTAAACGAAACTTCAATTCATATTACAGGAAATACAGTCATCGACAGTTTGTATTGGGTTGTTAATAAAATAAAGTCTGACGAACAGCTGAACATTAAGCTAAAAGAAGAAATAAAGACTTTTGGTTACGACATTGACAGACTGCAAGGCAACAGACGTATGGTCTTAATAACTGGGCATCGACGCGAAAATCTTGGCAATGGCTTCATTCATATCGCACAAGCTATTCAAGCACTTTCAACTCAATTCCCTGATGTAGACTTCGTATATCCTATGCACCTCAACCCTAATGTGCGCAAGTCCATATATGAAGTCTTGGGCAACGACCTATCCCACTTCTCCAATATGTTCTTCATAGAGCCTTTGGAATACCTTAGTTTCATATATATGATGGAGAAGGCAGACATTGTTCTAACAGACAGTGGCGGAATACAAGAAGAAGCTCCGAGTCTTAAAAAGCCCGTGTTGGTAATGCGAGATACTACCGAACGCCCAGAAGCAGTTGAGGCAGGAACCGTCATTCTTGTTGGAACTGACAAAGAAAAGATTGTTAGCAACGTAAGCAAACTATTGACAGAGCACAACCACTACCAACAAATGGCAAAGGCTATTAATCCTTATGGAGACGGAAAAGCCTGTGAAAGAATTGTCAATATCCTGTTAAATCTATAA
- a CDS encoding Wzz/FepE/Etk N-terminal domain-containing protein: MENEENVKQIDLRLVLKRIREHKKLFLIILPITIVLSSYIILCVPRTYTSETAMAPETSSNVDASGLSDIASSFGFDLPTGKNIDAISPLLYPDLMKDNGFATTLFKVKVQTIDKKIKTDYYNYLKLHTETAWWNKFYSWLLVKLAPKNNTLNIVPDKFDPYQLSKIDDELVKGMRDNIKISTDKKTGIISIATIAQDPMVAKMLADATRKQLQEYIIEYRTKKLRNDVEHYQSLVNQAKQEYEKVRKEYGQISDADIDVVLESVKLKQNDLENDMQLKYNTYTTLMAQLKAADAKLQEHTPVFTTIQGAEVPVKPSGPKRMLFVLEMFISAFIILSVYVIRDILH; this comes from the coding sequence ATGGAAAACGAAGAGAATGTAAAACAAATAGATTTACGATTGGTATTAAAAAGGATTAGAGAACATAAAAAACTTTTCCTTATAATTTTGCCAATTACAATTGTATTGTCATCTTATATTATCCTTTGTGTACCAAGAACATACACAAGCGAAACGGCTATGGCACCAGAAACAAGTTCGAATGTAGACGCAAGTGGTTTAAGTGATATTGCTTCTTCATTTGGTTTTGATTTGCCAACAGGGAAAAATATTGACGCAATTTCTCCTTTGCTCTATCCAGACTTAATGAAAGATAATGGTTTTGCAACAACTCTATTTAAGGTAAAAGTACAAACTATTGACAAGAAAATCAAAACAGACTATTATAATTATCTTAAACTTCATACAGAAACAGCTTGGTGGAATAAATTTTATTCATGGTTGTTAGTAAAATTAGCACCTAAGAATAACACCTTAAATATAGTACCAGATAAATTTGACCCGTATCAATTATCTAAAATCGATGATGAGCTTGTAAAGGGAATGAGAGATAATATAAAAATAAGCACAGACAAAAAAACTGGTATTATAAGTATTGCCACGATAGCACAAGACCCTATGGTAGCAAAAATGCTTGCAGATGCTACAAGAAAACAACTGCAAGAATATATTATTGAATACAGAACAAAAAAATTAAGAAATGATGTCGAACATTATCAAAGCCTTGTAAATCAAGCTAAGCAAGAATACGAAAAGGTTCGTAAGGAATATGGGCAAATAAGTGATGCCGACATAGATGTTGTATTGGAAAGTGTAAAACTAAAACAAAACGATTTGGAAAACGATATGCAGCTGAAATACAATACTTACACAACTCTTATGGCACAACTTAAAGCTGCCGATGCGAAGCTGCAAGAGCACACTCCTGTCTTTACAACGATACAAGGCGCAGAAGTTCCTGTAAAGCCTTCAGGGCCTAAAAGAATGTTATTTGTGCTCGAAATGTTTATATCTGCGTTTATTATTTTGTCAGTTTACGTAATAAGGGATATACTACATTAA
- a CDS encoding relaxase/mobilization nuclease domain-containing protein has translation MIGKCKAIAHGSTALDYIFREGKLGSRLAFHNLCSRDPKTIYEEMKVVSNYNSRCRNKFLRIEIGIAPQDEKKLSVSEYMWIAHLFAKQMGLDNHQWVAVTHKDTDNRHIHIIANRISLYGEVYDTTFVSNRAARVAEEISREKGLTIAKEVKAERKHQKEKASPTREQTKQQVQKICYTLLDKYKGTGVTGHSMFLYELNKNGITIKRMKNKQGKVYGLKFSYAGQSFKASEIGREFGYHSLQKNFETTNKEESRKPHLTVQEPTEKKEQSDTGYQLVPPSRSSISRDNDTSQVQNPIGAVADTIVSAADEVVEGLGDLITPSTQGNDLTEAAWQRKLRYQANRKKKRGRGI, from the coding sequence ATGATAGGTAAATGCAAGGCGATAGCGCACGGAAGCACAGCTTTGGACTATATTTTCAGGGAAGGCAAACTCGGTAGTCGGCTTGCATTCCACAATCTTTGCAGCAGAGATCCAAAGACTATCTATGAGGAAATGAAAGTGGTCAGTAACTACAACAGCCGTTGCAGGAACAAGTTTCTCCGTATCGAAATTGGCATCGCACCGCAGGACGAGAAAAAGCTGTCTGTGTCCGAATATATGTGGATAGCACATTTGTTTGCCAAGCAAATGGGACTTGACAACCACCAATGGGTGGCAGTAACGCACAAGGACACCGATAATAGACACATTCACATAATTGCTAACCGTATCAGTCTGTATGGAGAAGTCTATGATACCACCTTTGTGAGCAATAGGGCTGCAAGGGTGGCAGAGGAAATCAGCAGGGAGAAAGGCTTGACCATTGCAAAAGAGGTCAAGGCAGAAAGGAAACACCAAAAGGAAAAAGCCAGCCCTACAAGAGAGCAAACAAAGCAGCAGGTGCAGAAGATTTGCTACACCTTGCTTGACAAGTACAAAGGAACAGGTGTCACGGGGCATTCCATGTTCCTTTATGAATTGAACAAAAACGGCATTACCATAAAGCGTATGAAGAACAAGCAGGGCAAGGTATATGGCTTGAAGTTCTCATACGCAGGGCAATCCTTCAAGGCTTCCGAAATCGGCAGGGAGTTCGGCTACCATTCCTTGCAGAAGAACTTTGAAACAACCAACAAGGAAGAATCAAGGAAACCACATCTAACAGTACAAGAGCCTACAGAAAAGAAAGAACAATCTGATACAGGCTACCAACTTGTACCTCCAAGCCGCTCCTCTATCTCACGAGACAATGATACCTCACAAGTGCAGAATCCCATTGGTGCAGTGGCAGACACCATCGTTAGCGCAGCCGATGAAGTGGTGGAAGGGTTAGGCGATTTAATTACACCAAGTACACAAGGCAATGACTTAACCGAAGCTGCATGGCAGCGCAAACTCAGATACCAAGCTAACAGAAAGAAGAAACGTGGAAGGGGAATATAA
- a CDS encoding glycosyltransferase WbsX family protein has product MKVRVIAYYLPQFHPIPENDEAWGKGFTEWTNVAKAKPQFRGHYQPHIPADLGFYDLRLPEIREQQAALAREYGIEGFCYYHYWMGRDKLLLQRPFQEVLESGKPDFPFCLCWANHEWTTKTWQKDGKNKVIAPMEYGGEKDYTEHFNYVLPAFKDKRYITIDGKPIFVIYDPYHFKDISIFMEIWRKLAEENGLPGIYFVAQIANTSTIKRNADGTLTRVIPNLKDSKEVYNNILALGFDGINSYGKSRGEMCYQGKTMRIVKQLLHKKLPFLPSLKLEYPKVVSNFFAPEDKWDNVYPMIIPGWDRTPRAGNSEGIYVNSTPENFKKHIAQALNIIESKTQEHKILFLKSWNEWGEGNYVEPDLKYGHAYLDAIKENIL; this is encoded by the coding sequence ATGAAAGTAAGAGTTATAGCATATTATTTACCACAGTTTCACCCTATTCCTGAAAACGACGAGGCATGGGGTAAAGGCTTTACTGAGTGGACAAATGTTGCAAAAGCAAAACCACAATTCAGAGGACATTATCAACCCCATATACCTGCAGACCTTGGTTTCTACGATTTACGCCTGCCTGAAATCAGGGAGCAGCAAGCAGCTTTAGCAAGGGAATATGGCATTGAAGGCTTTTGCTATTATCATTATTGGATGGGAAGAGACAAACTACTGCTTCAACGTCCTTTCCAAGAAGTATTGGAATCGGGTAAGCCAGACTTTCCTTTCTGCCTTTGCTGGGCAAACCATGAATGGACAACAAAAACGTGGCAGAAAGACGGAAAGAACAAGGTTATAGCTCCAATGGAGTACGGCGGAGAGAAAGACTACACTGAACATTTTAATTATGTACTTCCTGCCTTTAAAGATAAAAGGTATATTACGATTGACGGAAAGCCTATTTTCGTAATCTATGACCCCTATCACTTTAAAGATATAAGCATCTTTATGGAGATATGGAGAAAGTTGGCAGAAGAAAATGGATTGCCTGGGATTTACTTTGTTGCACAGATAGCTAACACATCGACTATCAAACGCAATGCTGACGGAACTTTAACTCGTGTCATACCAAATTTAAAGGATAGCAAAGAAGTGTATAACAATATACTTGCCTTAGGGTTTGATGGTATCAATTCTTATGGAAAATCGCGAGGCGAAATGTGCTATCAAGGCAAAACCATGCGCATCGTTAAACAACTTTTGCACAAGAAGCTGCCATTCTTACCTTCGCTCAAATTAGAATATCCAAAGGTCGTAAGTAACTTCTTTGCTCCTGAAGATAAATGGGATAATGTATATCCAATGATTATACCGGGCTGGGACAGAACACCACGCGCAGGAAACAGCGAAGGAATTTATGTAAACTCAACACCAGAGAACTTCAAAAAACATATCGCACAAGCATTGAATATAATTGAATCAAAAACACAAGAACATAAAATCCTGTTCTTGAAGTCTTGGAATGAATGGGGAGAAGGCAATTATGTTGAGCCAGATTTAAAATATGGCCATGCTTATTTGGATGCTATAAAGGAGAATATATTATGA
- a CDS encoding glycosyltransferase family protein: MKIGLLLATNIYFCPYVKIYTDVLDKNNIQYDIIYPDKRRLKEEAAYRYTRKIDDKANKIAKLLYYWDYSRFLRKTIKKEQYDKLIVFGPQVAIFLKSFLKKHYKNKFILDYRDLSIEQNFKGIYGELMELAALHVVSSPGFIKCLPNVCDSVLSHNLDINILKQAINDNDLSYTINNKEINVLTIGGIRDYEQNAAVIEALGNRENFLVSFVGRGIDAPRLEEFTKKGNYKNVIFSGYYDKKDESSIINKSTMMNIFYPRKLSHDTALSNRFYNSIFFRKPMITTADTIQGEYTKNYKLGLAITDTTNLAEEITTYLNTFDKEEYEENRKKLLKDFYSDYELFEEKVLAFCE, encoded by the coding sequence ATGAAGATTGGACTACTGTTAGCAACTAATATTTATTTTTGTCCTTACGTCAAGATTTATACTGACGTATTAGACAAGAACAATATTCAATACGACATCATATACCCCGACAAGAGAAGACTCAAAGAAGAAGCTGCATACAGATACACACGCAAGATAGACGACAAGGCAAATAAAATTGCCAAGCTATTATACTATTGGGACTATTCTAGGTTTTTGCGTAAGACTATCAAAAAAGAGCAATACGACAAGCTAATTGTCTTTGGTCCTCAAGTAGCAATCTTCTTAAAGTCATTCTTAAAGAAGCATTACAAGAATAAATTCATACTGGATTATCGCGATTTATCTATTGAGCAAAACTTCAAAGGTATATACGGAGAACTTATGGAGTTGGCAGCATTGCACGTTGTTTCATCGCCAGGCTTCATAAAATGCTTACCCAACGTCTGCGATTCCGTGTTAAGTCACAACCTTGATATAAACATATTGAAGCAAGCTATCAATGATAATGATTTGTCATACACCATTAATAACAAGGAAATCAACGTTTTAACAATAGGTGGTATCAGGGATTACGAACAGAATGCCGCTGTTATTGAAGCATTGGGCAACCGAGAAAACTTCTTGGTATCTTTTGTCGGCAGAGGTATAGACGCTCCTCGGTTAGAGGAATTTACAAAGAAAGGAAACTATAAGAATGTAATATTCTCGGGCTATTATGATAAGAAAGACGAATCTTCAATTATCAACAAGAGCACGATGATGAATATTTTCTATCCTCGCAAGTTGTCGCACGATACGGCATTATCAAACCGTTTCTACAATTCCATATTCTTCCGAAAGCCTATGATAACAACCGCCGACACGATACAAGGCGAATATACCAAGAACTACAAATTGGGATTAGCAATCACAGACACAACTAACCTTGCGGAAGAAATAACGACGTACTTAAACACTTTCGACAAAGAGGAGTATGAAGAAAACAGAAAAAAACTTCTTAAAGACTTCTATTCCGACTACGAATTATTTGAAGAAAAGGTTTTAGCTTTTTGTGAATAA
- a CDS encoding O-antigen polymerase encodes MSVIENNYILSLFLIILWVITFIWYQRKNKNFDAGSFIIVMYIIYAVFSIMTINDDSIPQLTNYEPLTLFPYLYLYVMMMIALTPAIYHHTNSTDSIEYPQSNILRIIATIIIVVAILNLPGIVSDFRNGLMSIFTDAEAGKKAYMEQIDNASNVGGAIRNIPAILFNSFSDIGIFLLFYFMTMNKKNHKIIYGLLFANVINLIMPVMRGQRSGVALAFLTIICGYFLFKQYLSKRLNKVIKKIGIVFIAIITLPVAAITISRFGSEKAGVATFINWYIGQGNIYFNNHALDDNGLRYGDRTLNLFKRLVDSKTSMNYVERREIYSKLKINDEVFSTFVGDFTIDFGPFFAVIIFIVFNFFVIYSFQKNKTNNNKIKLHQLLLLYFTVCISAQGGMYLFSYSDTRNLNIIVLALLYYYLKYHEALLEKFPLKKQNK; translated from the coding sequence ATGTCGGTAATTGAAAATAATTATATACTATCCTTATTTCTCATAATCTTATGGGTTATAACCTTTATTTGGTATCAACGCAAAAACAAGAACTTTGACGCTGGTAGCTTTATTATTGTAATGTACATCATCTATGCTGTCTTTTCCATTATGACCATTAACGATGATTCTATTCCACAACTTACAAACTATGAACCATTAACGCTTTTCCCTTATTTATATTTATACGTGATGATGATGATAGCACTAACACCGGCTATCTACCACCATACCAATTCAACCGACAGCATAGAATATCCGCAGTCAAACATCTTACGAATAATAGCAACCATTATCATTGTCGTTGCTATTTTGAACCTACCAGGTATCGTGTCTGATTTCCGTAATGGGCTAATGTCTATATTTACAGATGCAGAAGCAGGAAAAAAAGCCTATATGGAACAAATAGACAATGCCTCGAACGTAGGTGGAGCTATTCGCAATATACCTGCAATCCTCTTTAATTCTTTCTCTGACATTGGTATTTTTCTGTTATTCTACTTTATGACGATGAATAAGAAAAACCATAAAATCATCTATGGCTTACTCTTTGCGAATGTTATTAATTTAATTATGCCTGTTATGCGAGGGCAGAGAAGTGGAGTTGCCTTAGCCTTTCTAACCATAATCTGTGGATATTTCCTATTCAAACAATACCTTTCAAAAAGACTTAATAAGGTTATAAAGAAAATAGGAATCGTATTTATAGCCATTATTACATTGCCTGTAGCAGCAATTACCATCAGTCGCTTTGGCTCTGAAAAAGCCGGAGTAGCAACTTTTATCAACTGGTATATTGGACAAGGAAATATATACTTCAACAACCATGCTTTAGACGATAACGGACTTAGATATGGAGACAGAACTTTAAATCTATTTAAAAGGTTAGTAGATTCCAAGACTTCTATGAACTACGTTGAACGTCGAGAAATCTATTCAAAACTAAAAATAAACGATGAAGTCTTTTCTACGTTTGTAGGCGACTTCACCATTGACTTTGGTCCCTTCTTCGCAGTGATAATATTTATAGTTTTCAACTTTTTCGTTATCTATTCTTTTCAGAAAAACAAGACAAATAATAATAAGATAAAACTGCACCAACTATTACTTTTATATTTCACAGTCTGCATAAGTGCGCAAGGCGGAATGTATCTGTTTTCGTACTCAGACACAAGAAACTTAAACATAATTGTGCTCGCTTTACTTTATTATTACTTGAAATATCACGAAGCATTACTCGAGAAGTTTCCTCTTAAAAAACAAAATAAATAA
- a CDS encoding MATE family efflux transporter, which yields MPYIKESAKTKNIASNTLFLFVRMLVITFLNLYIVRVIIKGLGVEDYGIFNTIAGVVTVASFLTGVLSLSVQRFFSFYIGKNDIQKQTEIYSSCINIIAILSILIILLFETIGLWFVNTQLVIPAARMTAVIWLYQFTIFTFIFSLFQIPYTAAIFAHEDIGVYAVVSTVECLLRLGAAILIGKFMIDNLSFYGMCLLISSIIIFTIYMWYGKAHYKECHYHKTTDRKLYKELLSFSGWTLFGNVANIGMQQGNIILLNIFFGATINAAFGVALQINNAFGALCNSIIIPLRPAMIKAYAEENFSYLNKLFSVGNKLILYALLAIGTPIILEMPNILNWWLNITDESFILFARLIIIYIVCLSMNNPITAIIQATGKVKEYHLKVESITLLCLPISWLFFTFHLPSYFALISMIAVSVVAHTIRLFCLRKYYRSFSINSYVTTLLLPGITILILGVGSSHLLQQNIDSNFLRVLFIFLYSPTFFIVSALLLGTNKSEKKVIYSYVHSFITKRLCR from the coding sequence ATGCCCTATATAAAAGAATCAGCAAAAACCAAAAATATAGCATCGAACACACTATTTTTGTTTGTTCGTATGTTGGTTATTACATTTCTAAACCTTTATATTGTACGTGTTATCATCAAAGGGTTAGGAGTTGAAGATTATGGAATTTTCAACACGATAGCAGGTGTAGTAACAGTTGCTTCTTTTTTAACAGGTGTACTTTCACTTTCAGTTCAAAGATTTTTCTCTTTTTATATTGGGAAAAACGATATTCAAAAACAAACTGAGATTTATTCTTCGTGTATTAACATCATTGCAATACTTTCTATTCTCATTATCCTACTATTTGAAACGATTGGATTGTGGTTCGTTAATACTCAATTAGTAATTCCAGCTGCAAGAATGACAGCTGTTATATGGTTGTATCAATTTACCATATTCACATTTATTTTTTCTTTATTTCAAATTCCATATACTGCAGCTATCTTTGCTCACGAAGATATAGGTGTCTATGCTGTCGTATCCACTGTCGAATGTTTACTTAGATTAGGAGCAGCCATACTTATTGGAAAGTTTATGATAGATAATCTTTCTTTTTATGGTATGTGCCTGTTAATTAGCAGTATCATTATTTTCACGATATATATGTGGTATGGAAAAGCACACTATAAAGAATGTCATTACCACAAAACCACAGACCGAAAACTATATAAAGAGTTACTTTCTTTCTCTGGTTGGACATTATTTGGCAATGTTGCTAATATAGGAATGCAGCAAGGAAATATTATCTTGTTGAATATATTCTTTGGTGCAACAATAAATGCTGCATTTGGTGTTGCCTTACAAATTAATAATGCTTTTGGAGCATTGTGCAACAGTATCATCATTCCTTTGCGCCCTGCAATGATAAAAGCGTATGCTGAAGAAAACTTCAGCTACCTTAACAAGCTCTTTTCTGTTGGCAACAAACTTATACTCTATGCTCTTTTAGCTATTGGCACACCCATTATCTTAGAAATGCCAAACATTTTGAATTGGTGGCTGAATATTACAGATGAGAGCTTTATTTTATTTGCGCGCCTTATCATTATTTATATAGTTTGCCTTTCGATGAATAATCCGATTACAGCAATTATTCAAGCAACAGGTAAAGTTAAAGAATACCACCTAAAAGTAGAAAGTATTACTCTACTATGCTTACCTATTTCGTGGCTTTTCTTCACATTCCATTTGCCTTCTTATTTTGCCCTAATTTCTATGATTGCTGTATCAGTAGTCGCACATACTATAAGATTGTTTTGTCTACGCAAATATTATCGCAGTTTCTCTATAAATTCTTATGTTACAACTTTATTACTTCCAGGAATCACAATATTGATACTTGGAGTTGGGAGTAGTCACCTACTACAACAAAATATTGATAGCAATTTTCTACGAGTACTTTTTATTTTCCTTTACTCCCCTACTTTCTTTATAGTATCTGCTTTACTATTAGGAACGAACAAATCGGAAAAGAAGGTTATATATAGTTATGTTCATTCATTTATAACAAAGCGCTTATGTCGGTAA